A DNA window from Phaeobacter sp. A36a-5a contains the following coding sequences:
- a CDS encoding DUF1513 domain-containing protein, translating to MAGPSRRGFLAGLLAAGMAPQASWADLGHPAYLAAGKTPDGSFLLAGLDRSGAILFRHALPARGHAAAAHPSRPEAVAFARRPGQFADVIDCRNGAALARLTPPTGHHFYGHGVFSPDGAYLFTTENAYESGDGRIGIWDASAGYRRIGDHASGGIGPHDIRLRTSPDGQHNLVVANGGIQTHPDSGRAKLNLATMQPTLSYLSLDGTLDDQLILNADMRLNSIRHLAISASGTVGFAMQWQGDAGADLPIIGLHNPGSAPRLMAEDDPRLRNLDGYGGSLAFSRDGTQIAVTSPRGGVVQIADCASGALRHEVRLADVCGLTGAGAGFIVTTGAGEVSTIRNGTLTHLGRADLAWDNHLVPIS from the coding sequence ATGGCAGGCCCCTCCCGTCGCGGCTTTCTCGCCGGTCTACTCGCCGCAGGCATGGCCCCGCAGGCCAGCTGGGCCGACCTTGGCCACCCGGCCTATCTCGCCGCCGGTAAAACCCCCGATGGCAGCTTCCTCCTCGCCGGTCTGGACCGCAGCGGCGCCATCCTGTTCCGCCACGCCCTGCCCGCCCGTGGCCATGCCGCAGCCGCACACCCCAGCCGCCCCGAAGCCGTCGCCTTTGCCCGCCGCCCCGGTCAGTTCGCAGATGTGATCGACTGCCGCAACGGCGCGGCGCTGGCGCGGCTGACGCCACCGACCGGGCATCATTTCTACGGCCACGGCGTCTTCTCACCGGACGGCGCCTATCTGTTCACCACCGAAAACGCCTATGAAAGTGGCGATGGTCGCATCGGGATCTGGGACGCCAGCGCGGGCTACCGCCGCATTGGCGATCATGCCTCCGGCGGGATCGGACCGCATGATATCCGCCTGCGCACCAGCCCTGACGGCCAGCACAATCTGGTGGTGGCCAACGGCGGCATCCAGACCCACCCCGACAGCGGCCGCGCAAAGCTGAACCTCGCCACCATGCAGCCCACCCTCAGCTACCTCAGCCTTGATGGCACCCTGGACGATCAGCTGATCCTGAACGCCGACATGCGCCTGAACTCGATCCGCCACCTTGCCATCAGCGCCTCCGGCACCGTCGGCTTTGCGATGCAGTGGCAGGGCGATGCGGGCGCCGATCTGCCAATCATCGGCCTGCACAATCCCGGCTCCGCCCCCCGCCTGATGGCCGAGGATGACCCCCGCCTGCGCAATCTTGATGGCTATGGCGGCTCCCTCGCCTTTTCCCGTGATGGAACACAGATCGCCGTCACCTCGCCACGCGGCGGCGTGGTGCAGATCGCCGACTGCGCCAGCGGCGCGCTGCGGCATGAGGTCCGGCTGGCCGACGTCTGCGGACTCACTGGCGCGGGCGCGGGCTTTATCGTGACCACCGGCGCCGGTGAGGTCAGCACGATCCGCAACGGCACGCTGACCCATCTGGGCCGGGCCGATCTCGCCTGGGACAATCATCTGGTTCCAATCTCCTGA
- a CDS encoding imelysin family protein, translating to MAQTAAPLQITAPELPPASLSRALQVDWILTHHILPGFDELAAHSTTLAEVGARHCTPDDPALRDAFGRAFDAWIKVSHLRFGPTETDNRAFALAFWPDSRNKIPGTLRRAVTETPREELTTPEIFASQSVALRGFYALEYLLFDADMQTEGSAAQRCALVAAISSDIARTSAAIRNDWHTSYAATLVTAGPGYRYRSQAEIRQELFKTLTTGFQVLSDMRLGRPLGQFDAPRPNRAEARRSARSQRHIALNLAAMEPLALALAAGDPALMQDIDAGFAKALKRASALDDPSLAGVANPARRFRIEALQQDINDLRDLISTRLGAALGVTAGFNSLDGD from the coding sequence ATGGCCCAGACCGCGGCGCCGCTTCAGATCACCGCGCCGGAGCTGCCGCCCGCGTCGCTCAGCCGCGCGCTTCAGGTGGACTGGATCCTGACCCACCACATCCTCCCCGGCTTTGACGAGCTGGCCGCCCATAGCACCACCCTGGCAGAGGTCGGCGCCCGCCACTGCACCCCGGATGATCCGGCCCTGCGCGATGCCTTCGGCCGTGCCTTTGATGCCTGGATCAAAGTCAGCCATCTGCGCTTTGGTCCCACCGAAACCGACAATCGTGCCTTTGCCCTCGCCTTCTGGCCCGACAGCCGCAACAAGATCCCCGGCACCCTGCGCCGCGCCGTCACCGAAACCCCGCGCGAAGAGCTGACCACCCCCGAGATCTTTGCCAGCCAATCGGTGGCCCTGCGCGGGTTCTATGCGCTGGAATATCTGCTGTTCGATGCGGACATGCAGACCGAAGGCAGCGCCGCACAACGCTGCGCGTTGGTGGCCGCCATCTCCAGCGATATCGCCCGCACCAGTGCCGCGATCCGCAACGACTGGCACACCAGCTATGCCGCAACGCTGGTGACCGCCGGGCCGGGCTATCGCTACCGGTCCCAGGCGGAAATCCGGCAGGAGCTGTTCAAAACCCTCACCACCGGGTTTCAGGTGCTCTCCGACATGCGGCTGGGCCGTCCGCTGGGCCAGTTCGACGCCCCCCGCCCCAACCGCGCCGAGGCCCGCCGCTCCGCCCGCAGCCAGCGCCATATCGCGCTGAACCTCGCCGCGATGGAACCGCTTGCCCTTGCCCTTGCGGCGGGCGACCCCGCGCTGATGCAGGATATCGACGCAGGCTTTGCCAAGGCGCTGAAACGCGCCTCCGCGCTGGACGATCCGTCCCTCGCCGGGGTTGCCAATCCCGCCCGCCGCTTTCGCATCGAAGCCCTACAGCAGGATATCAACGACCTGCGCGACCTGATCTCCACCCGGCTGGGCGCGGCCCTTGGCGTCACTGCCGGGTTCAACTCGCTCGACGGGGACTGA
- a CDS encoding di-heme oxidoreductase family protein: MRVVPPPCRPRLPSLVVGLSLIALAAPLAPASANPQATPLSKTLTGDVANTTARQSSPFDILTDAHLATLPRTAQEQTRIRAVTRPADQFDQTEPYEALPAGAATVRARTDDEAFSQHSANLSFEEELEFKLGNGLFKKIWVFSPASTLASDGLGPLYNSRACQRCHLKDGRGHVPDRPDYASTTMFLRVSVPGPVPEQMQTIADYIGTAPEPTYGGQMQDFSAPGIAPEYRLGVTYTEDTIALAGGETATLQRPEYSANTLGYGPLHPDAMLSPRVAPSMIGLGLLEAIPAADILAGADEDDSNGDGISGRANLVWSVEHNRIMLGRFGYKAGQPTVHEQSAAAFSGDIGISTPLFPAHAGDCTTAQTSCRSAPHGGDDIRETEIDQPNMDLVTFYSRNLGVPARRTPDDPAVLRGKAQFYGAGCTSCHTPKFVTNRLEAQPAQSFQLIWPYSDLLLHDMGDGLADNRPEARATGREWRTAPLWGLGLVQQVNPRAGFLHDGRARTLLEAILWHGGEAQSARDTVVGLAPEDRADLIRFLESL, translated from the coding sequence ATGCGAGTTGTCCCGCCGCCCTGCCGTCCGCGCCTGCCCTCCCTCGTGGTGGGGCTCAGCCTGATCGCACTGGCCGCGCCGCTTGCGCCCGCCTCGGCAAATCCGCAGGCCACCCCGCTGTCAAAGACCCTCACCGGGGATGTTGCCAATACCACGGCGCGCCAATCCTCCCCCTTTGACATCCTGACTGACGCGCATCTCGCCACCCTTCCCCGCACCGCCCAGGAACAGACCCGCATCCGCGCCGTCACCCGCCCGGCAGATCAGTTCGACCAGACCGAACCCTATGAGGCGCTGCCCGCAGGGGCCGCCACCGTCCGCGCCCGCACCGATGACGAGGCGTTTTCGCAGCACAGCGCCAATCTCAGCTTCGAGGAAGAGCTGGAATTCAAGCTCGGCAACGGGCTGTTCAAGAAAATCTGGGTCTTCTCCCCCGCCTCCACCCTGGCCTCCGACGGGCTGGGCCCGCTCTACAATTCCCGCGCCTGCCAGCGCTGCCACCTGAAGGACGGACGCGGCCATGTGCCGGATAGGCCGGACTATGCCTCGACCACGATGTTCCTGCGCGTCTCTGTTCCCGGCCCGGTGCCAGAGCAGATGCAAACCATCGCCGACTATATCGGCACCGCGCCAGAGCCGACCTATGGCGGCCAGATGCAGGATTTCTCCGCCCCCGGCATCGCCCCGGAATACCGCCTCGGCGTCACCTACACCGAAGACACCATCGCACTTGCAGGCGGCGAGACGGCCACCCTGCAACGCCCCGAGTACAGCGCCAATACCCTCGGCTATGGCCCGCTGCACCCCGATGCCATGCTCTCCCCCCGCGTCGCCCCCAGCATGATCGGCCTCGGCCTGCTGGAGGCGATCCCGGCCGCCGACATTCTGGCGGGCGCCGACGAGGATGACAGCAACGGCGACGGCATTTCCGGGCGCGCCAATCTGGTCTGGTCGGTAGAGCACAACCGGATCATGCTCGGCCGCTTTGGCTACAAGGCCGGGCAGCCCACGGTGCATGAACAATCCGCCGCCGCCTTCTCCGGCGATATCGGCATCTCCACGCCGCTGTTTCCTGCCCATGCAGGCGATTGCACCACCGCACAGACCAGCTGCCGCAGCGCGCCCCATGGCGGTGATGACATCCGCGAGACCGAGATCGACCAGCCCAATATGGATCTGGTCACCTTCTACAGCCGCAACCTCGGCGTGCCAGCGCGCCGCACCCCGGACGACCCCGCCGTGCTGCGCGGCAAGGCGCAGTTCTACGGCGCAGGCTGCACCAGCTGTCATACACCGAAATTCGTCACCAACCGGCTGGAGGCGCAACCCGCGCAGAGCTTCCAGCTGATCTGGCCCTATAGCGACCTCTTGCTGCATGACATGGGCGACGGCCTTGCCGACAACCGCCCCGAAGCCCGCGCCACCGGGCGCGAATGGCGCACCGCGCCGCTCTGGGGGCTGGGGCTGGTGCAGCAGGTCAATCCCCGCGCAGGTTTCCTGCATGATGGTCGCGCCCGCACCCTGCTGGAGGCAATCCTCTGGCATGGCGGCGAAGCCCAATCCGCCCGAGACACCGTGGTGGGCCTTGCGCCCGAAGACCGCGCCGATCTGATCCGCTTTCTGGAGTCGCTCTGA
- a CDS encoding imelysin family protein, whose translation MTSHFLAGTAVAALATVAAPAFAADKAEVLTTYANIAQAKYQDSLETAKTLQTAVDSLIAEPSAEALEAARKAWLAARVPYQQSEVFRFGNAIVDDWEGKVNAWPLDEGLIDYVDASYGGPTDENTLAALNIIANPSFELSGTTIDASAITPELLETTLHEADGVEANVATGYHAIEFLLWGQDLNGTDHGAGTRAWTDFAAGEDCTNGNCDRRGDYLKAATDLLISDLEWMAAQWSTEGEARGTLLSDENAGITAMLTGMGSLSYGETAGERMRLGLMLNDPEEEHDCFSDNTHNSHYYDGLGVQNVYLGEYIRADGSLISGASLSDLVQDIDPALDAEMRSKLATTMRALGQIKTAAEAGFSYDQMLEQGNEAGEALIMGGVNGLVDQTRSIERVVTALDLDGVAIEGSDSLDNPSAVFQ comes from the coding sequence ATGACATCGCATTTCCTCGCAGGCACCGCTGTTGCAGCGCTCGCCACAGTTGCGGCTCCCGCTTTTGCGGCCGACAAGGCTGAGGTGCTGACCACCTACGCAAATATTGCCCAGGCCAAATACCAGGACAGCCTTGAAACCGCCAAAACCCTGCAAACAGCCGTGGACAGCCTGATCGCTGAACCCTCCGCCGAGGCGCTGGAAGCCGCCCGCAAGGCCTGGCTCGCCGCCCGCGTGCCGTATCAGCAGTCCGAGGTGTTCCGCTTTGGCAATGCCATCGTTGACGACTGGGAAGGCAAGGTGAACGCCTGGCCGCTGGATGAAGGCCTGATTGATTATGTCGATGCCAGCTATGGCGGTCCGACCGATGAAAACACCCTCGCCGCGCTGAACATCATCGCCAATCCGAGCTTTGAGCTGTCCGGCACCACCATCGACGCCAGCGCCATCACCCCCGAACTGCTGGAAACCACCCTGCATGAGGCCGACGGCGTCGAGGCCAATGTCGCCACCGGCTATCACGCCATCGAATTCCTGCTCTGGGGGCAGGACTTGAACGGCACCGACCATGGCGCAGGCACCCGCGCCTGGACCGATTTCGCCGCAGGCGAGGACTGCACCAACGGCAACTGCGACCGCCGGGGCGACTACCTGAAGGCGGCGACCGATCTGCTGATCTCCGATCTGGAGTGGATGGCCGCACAGTGGAGCACCGAAGGCGAAGCCCGCGGCACGCTTCTGTCGGACGAAAACGCGGGCATCACCGCCATGCTGACCGGCATGGGCTCGCTCTCCTACGGCGAGACCGCAGGCGAACGTATGCGCCTTGGCCTGATGCTGAACGACCCCGAGGAAGAGCATGACTGCTTCTCCGACAATACCCACAACAGCCACTACTACGACGGTCTGGGCGTGCAGAATGTCTATCTCGGCGAATATATCCGCGCCGATGGCAGCCTGATCTCCGGCGCCTCGCTTTCCGATCTGGTGCAGGATATCGACCCGGCGCTGGACGCTGAAATGCGCAGCAAGCTTGCGACCACCATGCGTGCGCTGGGTCAGATCAAAACCGCAGCCGAGGCTGGTTTCTCCTACGACCAGATGCTGGAACAGGGCAATGAGGCCGGCGAGGCGCTGATCATGGGCGGCGTCAACGGTCTGGTCGATCAGACCCGCTCCATCGAACGGGTGGTCACCGCGCTGGACCTCGACGGCGTCGCCATCGAAGGCTCCGACTCGCTCGACAACCCATCGGCGGTTTTCCAGTAA
- the hemP gene encoding hemin uptake protein HemP: MNFDHATTTTTAATEVFPTYHAEELARGGNQARILLNGQIYSLRITRAGKLILTK, from the coding sequence ATGAATTTTGACCACGCCACCACCACGACAACTGCGGCCACCGAAGTCTTCCCAACCTACCACGCCGAGGAACTGGCCCGTGGCGGGAACCAGGCCCGCATTCTGCTCAACGGCCAGATCTACAGCCTGCGGATCACCCGCGCCGGAAAGCTGATCCTGACAAAATGA